In Physeter macrocephalus isolate SW-GA chromosome 9, ASM283717v5, whole genome shotgun sequence, the DNA window TCAAGTGTCAAAACAatcttgcattcttgggataaacttCACTTGGTCAAATGTATTAccctttttataaattttggattcaatttgctaaaattttgtttaggatttttgatATCTATGTTTATAACATAGGAATATTGGTCTGTCATTCctctgtaatatctttgtctggttttggtgtcagggtaattctgtaatcatagaatgagttgggaagtagtctcacctttttaatattttgaaagagttcaTGAAGAATTTGTAAATGTTTAGTGGAATTCACCTGTGCTGCCCTAtgggcctgcagttttctttgtggaaatgttttaaactacaaattcaatttctttaatagataggCTCTTCaggttatatatttatttcttcctgggtaagcttgggtaacttgtgtctttcaagaaatttgcccattttatctaagttgttgaatttactAGCATAaggttgttcataatattttcccagattattattattacacttatgtgaaaaatgtcatgggtaatttgatagggatcacattaaatctgtagattgctttggatatccTCTGAGGCATTTTATTTGCATGTGTATATTACACCCCTAGAAAAAGATCCAAGTATTTTCCCTCCAGTGTGTTTTCGTCTTGCTTCTTCATTGTCCATGTTGCCAGCTGAGGTTGTCAGTACAATGAAAAAAAACTGACTGGACGGGAACACGTTATTCTGACATTTTTCTAGATCTTTGAGTTGCACATCAAATCTGGGGCTGATCACTCCACAGTTATTTAGCCTGCCTGTGAGGTTCACAACAATTTCCCCAGCCCTGTGATCATCGATGATTTCACATTTGCCAACGTAACCATGATTCATCATCACAGTTAGAAACCTGACGATGACTTTGGAGCATGGCCGAATAAGAACCTGGCGTTTGCCTCTTTTTTTGGCATTGTTGATACTCTTGAGAGCATCAGCCAGGACATTCATGCACACCATTATGGTGGCACAGAAAGATGGTGGAAAGagcagtatggccattttaacaattattaattcttccaatccaagagcatgggacatctttccatttctttgaatcatcttcaatttcctttattaatgttttatagttctcagtatTTAAGtgtttcacctctttggttagttttattcctaagtattttaattttggggggggtgcaatttttttaaaatataaatttattttatttatttatttttggctgcattgggtcttcactgctgcgtgggccttctctagttgccgtgagcgggggccattcctccttgcagtgcgcgggcctctcgttgtggtggcccctcctgttgtggagcatgggctccaggcacgcaggcctcagcagctgtggctcgtgggcttcagagtgcaggctcagcatttgtggcacacgggcctagctgttccgtagcatgtgggatcctcctgacACAGGGCTCGAAcgcctgtcccctgcactggcagtcggattcctaaccactgcaccacgagggaagcctgggggatgtgattttaaaagggattctttttttacattcctttctgatatttcattgttagtgtaaagaaatgcaaccgatttctgtatgttaatcttgtatcctgctaccttgctgaattcattgatCAGTTCTAGGGTTTTCTAtctatagtaacatgtcatctgcatataatgatacttttacctcttcccttccaatttggatactttttaattctttttcttacctgAGTGCCttgcctaggacttccaatactgtgttgaatagaagtgatgagagtgggcatcctcgtcttgttccagattttaacaggaaggctttcagcttttcaccattgagtattatattggctgtgggtttgtcaaaaaatggcttttattatgttgagatatgttccctctatacccactttggtaagagtttttatcatgaatggatattgaattttgtcaaatgctttttctgcatctactgagatgatgatgtggtttttgtcttttcttttgtttatgtggtgtatcacattgatttgcatacgTTGAACCATTCTTGCGAACTTGGGATGCATCCCACTTGGTCATGCAGTAtggtcttttttatgtgttgctggattcggtttgctaatattttgtcaagaattagtaatttaaaaaatatggtaatAGACCAGTGTAACCCAGTACAGATTGGGGTTTAATAGATGATAAAGATGGAATTTCAAACTAATGGAGGAAAGGTTGACTATTTAgtatatggtattggcacaactgattgggtttttttggggggggtaggggtggggcttgATCCCTCCTCATTCTTATATCAAAGTCAAttatagacaaaacaaaaatttaaatgtaaaagcaaaactataaacataagaaaatatgaGTAAATTATTGATATCATCTAAGAGTAGGAAAGACCTTtttgaaaatgacataaaataccaattgaaaaatctgattaaaacaaaattgataaaaaaccccacaaagccAACAAATCTTATCTAGAACAACTAAAAACgccataaacaaaatcaaaaggtaTATTGGGAAAACTATAACTTTTTATAACTTATATCATGGGAAAATGGAGATTATATATatgtctctatctatctatatatagatagatagattctgatatatattctatattctgatttttaggagatctatctatatatagattAGATATAGATAGATCTCctaaaaatcagaatgaaaaagTCCCTAGTAGAAAATAATGGGCACAGAATGTGAACagataatttaaagaagaaatacaaatgattgaGAAACATAAATATAGGCTCAACCCCACTAATATAATGATGGTTTaaattagagcaaaaataaaatactatttttcttgCCTACCggatttatgaaaattaaaaagatttgcaATATCCAATATCCAATAAAGTCAACCCTTCATATACTTGGGTTCTGCATCTACAGATTCATCCAACGATGGATCAcaaaaactcaggaaaaaaaagtcccagaaagttccaaaaagcaaaacttgaatttgcgaTGGGCTGGCAACtctttacataacatttacattgtatttacaactatgtATTTAGTATTTGCATTGTATtatgtattataagtaatctagagatgatttaaagtatcaGGGAGGATGTGCATAGCTTATATGCTAATACTGCACTGTtctatataagggacttgaacatccaaggattttggtatccacagggatCCTGGAAACAATCCCCCTGAGGATACCGAGGGACAATTGTATATGGGAGTGTGATAATTCTGTACTACTGtaacagagacaaaacaaagtGGTTTAACAAAGATGCTCAAAGATCTGTCTTCCTGCTCTCAGGGCTTTTGCAACTTTTGCTCCATAATGCCAACAGTCCCTTCCAATTTATGTCCTGTCTTGCCTTGGATTGATGTGGCTACATTGTGCTCTCCCAGGCTGGTCTTAAGTCACGCCCAACAAGGGACAGACGTTTCTTGTCTGAATGGGGCTGCTGTTCTCATGTTGCGCATGGGCCCCttgcttctcctcctctcctggcaGTAGTGTGTGGAAGGCAGGGGTGTGGTCAACAGAGAGTGAGAACCTGGTCTAGGAATGCAGTGATTCTGGCGTAAAGAGCTCAAGAGAAGTCACTGTTGGAAAATCTgttgttctattttctttctataaaattccgaatggtaaattttacatgaCTAGAAAATGAATGATGGTTCTTGTTTTCCTGCATACTCAGGGTAAGACTTGCCCTCATCATCAGTGAGCACAGTGTCCCTCTCTGACAGTCAGTGGAAGTCGCTGGATGCTGCACTCTAGGGAGCAGTAATGTAACCAGCGTGAAATAAGTGGACTGGGGGACTGCATAGGTGAGATGGCCTATATTGTTTCAATATAAACAGATTCCCAAGAGTTATGGTATTTAAAGTAATAACACAGTTGCTACTTTTTTCTCCAGGTGGGATATAATATTAGCCAGAAAGGGTGATTTGTCAATAAAGAAGAGCTAGTTCCTGGACCTGAACAGGAAAATATGATGCACTtattaaacaataaacaaatatttaagtacTTTCTACTCATTATTCTAAATCTTCATCAATAAATCACTGTACCTTACATGGGCCAATAAGTTTTGTAatacatttaaaagttaaattgttTACTTTGTAACCAGAAAGAAGTACAGGTTTTTTAAGAGACTAGGAAGAATTACACCAAAGTTTTATAGTGATTGTGTCTTGAGTGTTGGCTTCTTAAGAgactttttggtttcttttttatatgttctaTAATGTGGTCAcaataaactagaaaataataaCTTGGACATGGCCACATAACTAGTTAAGTAGAAGAAACAAATTCTCCTTGAGTCCAGAGtccatactctttttttctcttaaaaaaattaaataagtaataaaaagtatataattcaaaACATACAAAAGGACTGGTGAGAAATAAATCTTCCTCCCAATCTGTTGTTCAATTATCTAGTTCCTTTCCTCAGAGGCAGCCACTGTTAGTTTCTCTGTATCCTTCAAGACACAGAAAATgtagtgctgtgtgtgtgtgtattttttctttttaaacacaaatgacaaacacacacacacactcttcagtACTTTGCTCTTTTCATTGATACATCCTGGAGATCTGATAATGTCAGTATATAAAAAACAGACAACTgtacattattatattaaatgGATATTTGCACCATAATTTATTAACTCATCCTCAACCTACTGCTATTTCAAAGAATACTGAACTTAATAATATTCGCACACATATGCTTAGAAATACATGTGAGAGTATATAGGTGGGATAAATTGCTATAAGTGGATTTGCTAGGTCAAAGGGGATACTTATTTAAAGTATATTGCTAAATTACTTCAGAGGTAGTCCCAGTTTTACACTTTAACCAAAAAAAGCATGTATATCTTTCACCCCAAGCTCGCCTACTACCTGAGCTTTGCCATTTCCCATGCTCTTTTCAGTGTAGCACACTGCCTGGCTCTGAGTCCCAATTCTAGCATTTACTAGGTTTGTGACTTTTGGAAGTCAATTTAATGTCTCTGAACCTTCACCCTTAATGAAGATAATATCCATTTTTCATAGTTCCTATCAAAATTAAAGGTGATATGTGAGAGACCAAACATTACACACATGGTAGGCAGaatcagtatttttatatattctacatataaataGCTCTTGTACTTTTCTTCCACTTCTCCACTTCTATTCTTAGCCCAGCAACTGTTCTGGCTTTATTACTCACCTACTTGCTTTCAGTATCTTTTTCACATGTCCTCCCCGCTTCCCCCAAGTCTGTTGGTCAAATGAATCTTCCTGAATTCAAGTTCTAGCTGTAACTCCCctgccttaaaaaacaaaaacaaagccaaagccAAACCTGTATAACTAAGTGGAAATTCTGTACCTTGCTCTCCATTATCTAGCCCCACTCTACCTTCCTAAGTGATTAGAGAGGTAGCTATCACAAGTGCATCTACTATCCATATATTGATTAATACCAGACAGATGCTTTGCTAATTAGTACAGCACATGTCAGAAATGGGTTTTTATTAAATTGATGGCTTGTAATTAGCATGATGAATGTTAGAAATGGACTCTCACTGAGAAATTACAGATATTCAAGATATGTATTAATAGATTGGCTAAAATGTTCAGATACTCCCCATTATTTTGTGAACTGGGTGTAAGTTCTATGTGCTTTACCCTTAAAGGTGGTTCCCAAATTTTGAACACCCAGCAGTTCCATGGCCAGACTTCGGACCTAACGATTTCTGGTTGTTTCATGTCCATTTAAAGGAATATTATCACATCTGGTATGAGTGAACCTGTCATGCAAAGTGTGATCAAATCACCCAAACTGGTAAAGAGCAGGACTTCATCAGAGTTACAAAACAAGTTGTATGGACAGTTTTGTGCTTGCTTGTAATAATGCTTAACAAAGGTGTGAGAGGCAGAATTTGATCTGACTGACTTTCATCATATCCTGTTAAACAAGGGTGTGGGGGAATAGCTACCTCTCATCCATGCTAAACTTTTTTTGCCAGTAAAATCCCTAAGAGTTGTACATGACGACATGGTCTTGGATCAGTTGGGGATAATTGGATGTACATTTATAACATCATGAACTCCCTTCTCAATTCCAACAGTATTAAATCTGCATATCACTTAGTGCATTTCAAAATTTGTCTTTGTGGTCCACTTTATACCACTGGTAGActaagttttcttaaaaaaaatttttttatcttttgaccCCCTTCGCCCATTTCTGCTACCTCTTCCCCCAactacccctggcaaccatcaattcattctctgtatctatgaggtcggttttttgtttgttgttattgttgttagaGTCAGTTTTTAAgagagatcatgcagtatttcaCTTGACATAATTCCCTCGAGGTCcatcatgttgtcacaaatggcaagatttcaatctttttcctaactgaataatattccattattccatgtgtgtatatatatatatatatatatatatattcacattttctttatccatacaaCTATTGATGgacacacttaggttgcttccatattttggatattggaaataatgctgcaatgaatatggggatacgtttatctttttgagttagtgtttttattttcttcagataaatacccaaaggtggaattgctggatcatatggtagctctatttttaattttttgagaaaactccatactgtttttaatagtggctacatcaatttacattcccaccaactgtgcacaagtgttccctgttatccacatccttgccaacacttgctattttttgtctttttggtaatagccattctaacaggttcGAGGtaataactcattgtggttttgatttgcattttccagatcattagtgatgttgagattcttttaaaaaaattttttaaattgaaacgtagttgatttacaatgttgtgctagtttcaggtgcacagcaaagtaatctagttatacatatgtgtgtgtgtgtgtgtgtgtatatatatatatttttttacattctcttccattataagttattaccgatattgagtataattccctgtactatacagggAATCcctgctatacagcaggtccctgttggttatctattttatatatagtagtgtgtatattttaatcccaaactcttaatttatcccttccctcccctttggtaaccatagtttgctttctatatctgtgagtctatttctgttttgtaaataagttcatctgtgtgatattttagattccacatataagtgatatcatatggtatttttctctttctgacttacttagtatagtaatctctaggtccatccatgttgctgcaagtggcattatttcattcttttttatggctaatataccattgtgtgtatatatatatatatatatatatatataccacatcttctttatccattcatctgttaatggacacttaggtagcttccatgtcttgctattgtaaatagtgctgcaatgaatattggggtgcatgtatcgtttcagattatggttttctccaaatatatgcccaggagtgggattgcaggattatatggtagctatttatttatttattttacttctttacttACTTactgcaccacgcagcatgtgagatccctgttccctgaccagggattgaacccatgcctcctgcactggaagcacagagtctcaactgctggaccaccaggaaagtcccggtagctctatttttagtttttaaaggaacctccatactgttctccgtagtggctgtatcattttacatttccaccaacagtgtaggagggttctcttttctccacatcctctccagcatttattatccgtagactttttttttttttttttttttgcagtacgcaggcctctcactgttgtggcctctcccattgtggcgcacaggctccggatgcgcagcctcagcggccatggctcacgggcctagccgctccgcggcatgtgggatcttcccagaccggggcacgaacctgtgtcccctgcatcggcaggtggactctcaaccactacgccaccagggaagcctgtttttttttttttcacactgcaCTGAGCAggctgcaggatcttagttttcTGGCCAGGGACCAAACCTGTGCCGCCTGCGATGGTagtgtggattcttaaccactggacttccagggaagtccctagactttttgatgatggccattctgaccagtgtgaggtgatacctcattggaattttgattcccatttctctaatgattagtgatgttgagcatattttcatgtgctttttggctatctgtatgtcttctttggagaaacgtctattattttttttggctgcatcaggtctttgttgtggcttgcagccttctctctagttgtggcgtgagggttttctccagttgtggtgcgtgggctctgtagttgtggcacacgggctcacttATTGAGGCacacgtgctcagtagttgcggcatgcgggcttagttgccccatggcatgtgggatcttagttccctgaccagggattgaacctatgtcccctgcattggaaggtagattctttaccactggaccaccaggggagtcccgagaaatgtctatttagatcttctgcccattttatgatagggttgttttgatattgagctgtatgagctatttgtatattttggagattaatcccttgttggtcgcattgtttgcatatattttctcccattctgtaggt includes these proteins:
- the LOC112065740 gene encoding 40S ribosomal protein S15a-like; translation: MVCMNVLADALKSINNAKKRGKRQVLIRPCSKVIVRFLTVMMNHGYVGKCEIIDDHRAGEIVVNLTGRLNNCGVISPRFDVQLKDLEKCQNNVFPSSQFFFIVLTTSAGNMDNEEARRKHTGGKILGSFSRGVIYTCK